The genomic region GAGATGAAGCCGGCGGCGAGGGCGCAGACGTGGGCGCGCACCACGGGTGGAATCGAACACCTGCACCAGATGCGCCGACCAAATCCGCCCTTCGCCAACAGCGCCCCAATAAAGCGCACCCATGCACGCCTCCATGTAACTATTGTACACAGGCTACTTGGCTTGACGGAAACACAAGTTGCGCCGCGACAGTTGAAGATCAGAGACATAGGAGAGCGCGGCAGGCAGGGAGCCAACATCAAGATGAGAGACGGCTATGCTAGAGACAAAACAGGGCGAGGCGTGCCTGCCTTGGTATTTCAATTATCCAACTGCACCGCAGTTCTCCGCAGCGATCGGCGCGGAGGCTTATGGGGAATGGCTCGGCAGCCTATCGGCTAACGAACCCGTATCGCTCTATATCCATATTCCGTTCTGCCGGTCGATGTGCTGGTATTGCGGTTGCCCTACGACCATCACCCAGCGGGACCCGCCGAACCAAAATTACGTGGCGGCGCTGCGCGGCGAGATCCGTTTGGTCTCGGAGCTAACGCCGCAGGCGCTGCCCGTGAGCGACGTGCACTTTGGCGGCGGGACGCCCACGCTTCTTAAGCCAACGGAATTCGTCGCCTTGACCGAGCTTCTACGCCGCCGCTTCGCGTTCAGGCAAAAGACCGCCATCGCCGTCGAGATCGATCCGCGCACGTTCACCGCGGAGATGGCCGAAGCCTTAGGAGCAGCCGGGGTGAACCGCGCGAGCCTCGGCGTGCAAAGTTTCGACCCCAGTGTTCAAAAAGCGATCAATCGTATCCAGAGTGTAGAGCAGACGGCGACTGCTGTCGAAAACCTGCGCCAGCAGGGAATAAACCGCATTAACATCGATCTCATCTACGGTCTTCCCAATCAGACGATGCAGTCCTGCGTCCAGACCGCAACGCTGGCGGTGGCCATGCGCCCGCAGCGGATTGCCGTGTTCGGATACGCTCACACGCCGTCTTCTCATAAACATCAGCGCCTCATCGAAAAGGCAGGACTACCGGACAGCGCTGCCCGCGCCGAACAAGCTGCGGCCGTCGCCGAGACGCTGGTTGCCGCCGGCTACCGAGAGATTGGGTTCGACCACTTCGCCTTGCCGGACGACGAGCTCGCATTGGCTCAGAAAACCGGTCGCCTGCGGCGCAACTCCCAAGGTTACTCTGCCGACACCTGCAAAACCCTGATAGCCTTTGGTGCGTCGGCTATCGGGCGTGTTGGAGAGGGTTACGTCGAGAACGAAGCCGCGCTGGAGGCCTATACTCAGCATATCACAGCTGTTCGCTTGGCAACGTCGAAGGGCTACCGTCTCATCGGCGAAGACCGCGTCCGAGGCGCAATCATCGAGCGACTGATGTGTGATCTCGAGGCCGACGTACCGGCAATCTGTGCCGCCCACGGATTTGATTGGACCCATTTTCTCGATTCAGCTGAGCCCTTGGCGATGCTGGCCGACGACGGGATAGTGGACGTCGAGAATGGCTTCATCCGCGTGCGGCACGGCCATCGCATTTTGCTTCGCTCCGTTGCTGCCGCGTTCGACGCTTATCTCGACCACTCGTAGTGAGCCACAGCGAGTCACCATGAGCGGAGGCCTGAGAAGCTCGACTGTTGTAATCCGCTGTGGATCGGAAGTCCTTTGTGTACCCGGTTTGCAGCACCGTGATGTTCAGTGCCCTGTACGAGCAATGCGCGAGTTTCCGGATCACGAGGGTACTTGCAGCGCTCGAACGGGGCCGCTTTGGTTCAGTGCGAACACGAGGAATGGTCGGCATGTTCACTTCTATAGGGGAGATGGCCACCTTACTCTGCTCCGTGAACCCTGGGACGTCATCTCGCTTTCGGAAGAGCGTTCAACGAATACGAACCCTAGCT from Rhizobium favelukesii harbors:
- the hemN gene encoding oxygen-independent coproporphyrinogen III oxidase — protein: MLETKQGEACLPWYFNYPTAPQFSAAIGAEAYGEWLGSLSANEPVSLYIHIPFCRSMCWYCGCPTTITQRDPPNQNYVAALRGEIRLVSELTPQALPVSDVHFGGGTPTLLKPTEFVALTELLRRRFAFRQKTAIAVEIDPRTFTAEMAEALGAAGVNRASLGVQSFDPSVQKAINRIQSVEQTATAVENLRQQGINRINIDLIYGLPNQTMQSCVQTATLAVAMRPQRIAVFGYAHTPSSHKHQRLIEKAGLPDSAARAEQAAAVAETLVAAGYREIGFDHFALPDDELALAQKTGRLRRNSQGYSADTCKTLIAFGASAIGRVGEGYVENEAALEAYTQHITAVRLATSKGYRLIGEDRVRGAIIERLMCDLEADVPAICAAHGFDWTHFLDSAEPLAMLADDGIVDVENGFIRVRHGHRILLRSVAAAFDAYLDHS